Proteins found in one Thunnus maccoyii chromosome 5, fThuMac1.1, whole genome shotgun sequence genomic segment:
- the LOC121897031 gene encoding myosin-2 heavy chain-like: MDKKTVQKRLTAKLIAVERSLKKEKAKEEQAKNDELAQKKEGDTLFRVQVLLKEKNKFKKQVEGLAHCVKELEGQKRAADKIINEQRELLKKIDKENKQLHDDNASLKEQVTHGINVEKLMHREKEAFQNELKKREKSLENVRRYKKKIDDGKLEIHKRDKQIKVITYEKEKLFQKNVELQERICCLEDDKSSLAAKIVQLEEKVEKQYNSIEYVKMKLNKVNNKKTQLEDKCDKDTRIIKNREDEVTNSRLLVHESEKKMRQQKVQTEAAVGEIMLLQKNLDKVNLEIEDKNKTIKKLTDGIRNRGTELNRKNQELETVQRSEKCLQNRVIVMEKQLTEIKQTHEELVVSADREQSRLRKELDHVTEERDIFIKKSTYSDNTVLQQQLKMDQQKHAEETLKQELKDCEIKFNQYQAELDHMNLELSISRHNELTLMRKVASLQLKNPQDNNVSDIMRLQRLHDYNSQLMKNLERMSAKLAEKDQEIANLKSMLARRPDDATRKFQESQRAIRELKDKLKASTAEAWVFMDKYSSVTEANGRLKGELKELYMRDKSSNKPLPPISKKSQLHSEKKPEDGSKITPHPPIKVYGTQVRPQPPPPHHSMGVLRQNSSSSTRSIPSVLSPCGVMLDAEEELEPAAGHDLNK, from the exons ATGGACAAAAAAACAGTGCAGAAAAGACTGACTGCAAAACTCATTGCAGTTGAGAGGTCtttgaaaaaagagaaagctaAAGAAGAGCAGGCCAAAAATGATGAACTGGCCCAGAAGAAAGAGGGTGACACTTTGTTTAGGGTGCAGGTtcttctaaaagaaaaaaataagtttaaaaaacagGTTGAAGGGTTGGCTCACTGCGTAAAAGAGCTCGAGGGGCAGAAGAGGGCTgcagataaaataattaatgaacAGAGAGAGCTGTTAAAAAAGattgacaaagaaaacaaacagttaCACGATGACAATGCTTCATTAAAAGAACAAGTAACACACGGCATCAACGTTGAAAAACTAATGCACCGTGAGAAAGAAGCATTTCAGAATGaactaaaaaaaagagagaagtcgTTGGAAAACGTTAGaagatacaaaaagaaaattgatgATGGTAAGCTAGAAATAcataaaagagacaaacaaattaaagtaataacatatgagaaagaaaaactttttcagaaaaatgtggAACTCCAAGAAAGGATATGCTGTCTAGAGGATGACAAATCTTCCTTAGCAGCGAAAATAGTACAGCTAGAGGAAAAGGTAGAAAAACAGTACAACAGCATTGAATATGTCAAAATGAAGCTGAACAAggtcaacaataaaaaaactcaACTTGAAGATAAGTGCGACAAAGACACTCGGATCATAAAGAACAGAGAAGACGAGGTGACCAATAGTAGACTTTTGGTTCATGAGTCAGAGAAGAAGATGAGGCAGCAAAAAGTGCAGACCGAAGCTGCCGTGGGTGAGATCATGCTGCTACAGAAAAACTTGGACAAGGTTAATTTGGAAATAgaagacaagaacaaaacaattaaaaagctAACTGATGGAATCAGAAACCGGGGTACTGAGCTTAACAGGAAGAACCAAGAGCTGGAAACTGTTCAgagaagtgaaaaatgtttgcagAACAGGGTGATAGTCATGGAGAAGcaactgacagaaataaagcaaacacaTGAAGAATTAGTAGTTTCAGCTGATAGGGAACAGAGCCGGCTGAGGAAAGAATTGGACCATGTGACTGAAGAAAGGgacatatttataaaaaagtCAACTTACAGCGATAACACGGTattgcagcagcagctgaagatGGACCAACAGAAACATGCAGAGGAGACGCTAAAACAAGAGCTCAAAGACTGCGAAATAAAATTCAACCAGTACCAGGCAGAGCTTGATCACATGAATCTTGAGTTATCGATCAGTAGACATAATGAGCTGACACTTATGAGGAAGGTCGCAAGTTTGCAGTTAAAGAATCCGCAAGACAATAATGTTAGTGACATTATGCGCCTTCAGCGGCTCCATGACTACAACTCCCAGTTGATGAAGAATCTTGAGCGCATGTCGGCTAAGTTGGCAGAAAAAGACCAGGAGATTGCCAATTTGAAGAGCATGTTGGCTCGGCGGCCAGATGATGCAACCCGGAAGTTCCAAGAGAGTCAGAGGGCGATCAGAGAGCTTAAAGATAAGTTAAAGGCATCGACGGCAGAAGCCTGGGTATTCATGGATAAGTACTCTAGTGTGACAGAGGCGAACGGCAGGCTGAAAGGTGAGTTAAAGGAATTGTATATGAGAGACAAATCAAGTAACAAACCTTTGCCTCCCATTTCCAAAAAGTCCCAGCTCCACTCTGAGAAGAAGCCAGAGGATGGATCGAAGATCACCCCCCATCCTCCCATTAAGGTCTACGGAACACAAGTGAGgccacaaccaccaccacccc ATCACTCCATGGGGGTGCTGAGACAGAATTCATCATCATCCACAAGATCCATACCGTCAGTGCTCTCCCCCTGTGGGGTGATGTTAGATGCAGAGGAAGAGCTAGAACCTGCTGCAGGACATGACTTAAATAAATAG